Proteins found in one Bordetella genomosp. 11 genomic segment:
- a CDS encoding type II toxin-antitoxin system RelE/ParE family toxin produces the protein MADAMRKKQPRFFKTKAFAKLAAKAQILDEELLRAGKDLAEGKGDNLGGNVWKKRLHKNMHRSIVVEKVGDHWFFVYLYAKNDRENIDQAEEAAFKRFATLFAAMSSAQLDDQLKLKELREIVSNGD, from the coding sequence ATGGCAGATGCAATGCGCAAAAAACAACCCCGTTTTTTCAAGACCAAGGCATTTGCCAAGCTTGCTGCCAAGGCACAGATTCTCGATGAAGAACTGCTGCGCGCCGGCAAAGATCTGGCCGAGGGCAAAGGCGACAACCTGGGCGGTAATGTCTGGAAAAAGCGCCTCCACAAGAACATGCATCGCAGCATTGTCGTTGAGAAGGTGGGGGACCACTGGTTCTTCGTGTATCTGTACGCAAAGAATGATCGTGAGAACATCGATCAGGCTGAAGAGGCTGCGTTCAAACGATTTGCTACGCTGTTCGCGGCCATGAGCAGTGCGCAGCTCGATGACCAGCTCAAGCTCAAGGAACTCAGGGAGATTGTCAGTAATGGCGACTAA
- a CDS encoding helix-turn-helix domain-containing protein produces MATKSRFKSDAFEAIHSAAAGLQRSGVVSKQTMREFDEMCLAAPPHFDAKAIVKIRRAAKVSQPVFAKYLNTSTSTVQKWESGAKQPSGIAARLLQVIKKHGLDVLA; encoded by the coding sequence ATGGCGACTAAATCTCGATTCAAAAGTGATGCGTTCGAGGCTATTCATAGCGCGGCCGCCGGCCTTCAGCGTTCTGGTGTGGTGAGCAAACAAACGATGCGAGAGTTCGATGAGATGTGTCTCGCTGCGCCCCCGCACTTCGACGCAAAGGCCATTGTGAAGATTCGCAGGGCAGCAAAAGTCAGCCAGCCCGTGTTCGCCAAGTACCTCAACACAAGCACTTCCACCGTGCAGAAGTGGGAAAGCGGCGCGAAGCAGCCGAGCGGTATCGCGGCGCGACTGCTACAGGTCATAAAGAAGCACGGGCTTGATGTGCTGGCTTGA
- a CDS encoding amidase: protein MSSVDAFASLEQIGRELDSGALTSQALVRTRLDRIERLDPALHAYMDVYADAAMSAARAADQLREAGIVLGPLHGVTVAIKDLFDIAGRPVTYGSKSLPARISDHTATVVRRLQGAGAIVLGKTQTVEFAFGGWGTNSSFGTPRNPWDMRTHRVPGGSSSGSGVAVAGGLACAAIGTDTGGSVRIPASMCGLVGLKTTVGLVSRDGLMPLSATLDTVGPMTRTVADAALMLDAIAGLDPLDPASRHAPVRSVLPGLRVGADGMRVWAMPDEEREGVDEAVLAAYDQALDTLQSLGLRVVRRRLPKGSVEAMNMAGGIMSAEGYANLGAIAERDDLVVDPYVRRRVLSGRAIGAAEYLNLLKARERAKSEMMAAMDGADFLLLPTTPLPAIPVDQVDQTTSTLARLNRMGNLLDMCSIAVPSGFSPAGLPLSVQFVGRGFDEPVILRAAYAYEQATRWHERRPEGLD from the coding sequence ATGAGTTCCGTTGATGCCTTTGCTTCCCTTGAACAGATCGGCCGCGAACTGGACAGCGGCGCGTTGACCAGCCAGGCGCTGGTGCGCACGCGGCTGGACCGGATCGAGCGGCTGGATCCCGCGCTCCACGCTTACATGGACGTCTACGCCGACGCGGCGATGTCCGCGGCGCGGGCCGCGGACCAGTTGCGCGAGGCGGGCATCGTGCTGGGGCCGCTGCATGGCGTCACGGTGGCGATCAAGGATCTGTTCGATATCGCCGGCCGGCCGGTGACGTACGGCTCGAAGTCGCTGCCGGCACGCATCTCCGACCATACGGCGACCGTGGTCCGCAGGCTGCAAGGCGCGGGCGCGATCGTGCTGGGAAAGACGCAGACGGTGGAGTTTGCCTTTGGCGGGTGGGGTACCAATTCATCCTTCGGAACGCCCCGCAACCCCTGGGACATGCGTACGCACCGGGTGCCGGGCGGATCGAGCAGCGGATCGGGCGTGGCCGTGGCCGGCGGGCTGGCTTGCGCGGCGATCGGCACGGATACGGGCGGTTCGGTGCGCATTCCGGCGTCGATGTGCGGACTGGTGGGCTTGAAGACGACGGTCGGGCTGGTCAGCCGGGACGGCTTGATGCCCCTTAGCGCGACCCTGGATACCGTGGGGCCGATGACGCGCACCGTCGCGGACGCTGCCTTGATGCTGGATGCGATCGCCGGTCTGGATCCGCTCGATCCGGCTTCGCGCCATGCGCCGGTACGGTCCGTGCTGCCGGGCCTGCGCGTTGGCGCCGATGGCATGCGGGTCTGGGCCATGCCGGACGAGGAACGCGAAGGCGTCGACGAGGCCGTGCTGGCAGCCTACGACCAGGCGCTGGACACGCTGCAGTCGCTGGGCTTGCGCGTGGTGCGGCGGCGCTTGCCGAAAGGGTCCGTGGAAGCCATGAACATGGCGGGCGGGATCATGAGCGCCGAAGGCTATGCCAATCTGGGTGCCATCGCCGAACGCGACGACCTGGTGGTGGATCCATATGTGCGGCGGCGGGTGCTGTCGGGACGGGCCATCGGCGCGGCGGAGTACCTGAATCTGCTCAAGGCGCGCGAGCGGGCCAAGTCCGAAATGATGGCGGCGATGGATGGCGCGGATTTCCTGCTGCTGCCGACGACGCCGCTGCCCGCGATTCCGGTGGACCAGGTGGACCAGACCACGTCGACGCTGGCGCGCCTGAATCGCATGGGCAATCTGCTGGATATGTGTTCGATCGCGGTGCCGTCGGGTTTTTCTCCGGCGGGGTTGCCGTTGTCGGTGCAATTCGTCGGGCGCGGGTTCGATGAACCTGTGATCCTGCGTGCCGCATATGCATACGAGCAGGCGACGCGCTGGCACGAGCGGCGGCCGGAAGGGCTGGATTGA
- a CDS encoding LysR family transcriptional regulator, producing the protein MNEIRAISLFVRTATLGSLRKAAIEQGVTPQAASLAVTQLEKHLGIRLFHRTTRQISLTDEGRRFLESVQSPLEALNDAMASARHADLASGPLRVTAPRSVGSTVLWPLFEAFAQAYPDVQLDIQMEDRFQDWVAERIDVGFRAGQQPDGRIIARRVLPIQLIVCASPDYLVRHGAPATIDDLVSHRCTGYLQPNTGKVAPWEFQVGEEIVYRDIPPSFCINDPELETRAVLGGLGIGQLASFTAVPLIRAGQLVPLLLPHTVQRIAMYLCYARRTQMPARVRLFIDFMTERLLASTEWHLNQEELGAGKQAPRRRIRLKV; encoded by the coding sequence GTGAACGAAATCCGCGCCATTTCGCTGTTCGTCAGGACGGCCACGCTGGGCAGCCTGCGCAAGGCCGCCATCGAGCAAGGTGTGACGCCGCAGGCCGCCAGCCTGGCTGTCACGCAGCTGGAAAAGCACCTGGGCATACGCCTGTTCCACCGCACCACGCGGCAGATCAGTCTGACCGACGAGGGGCGGCGCTTCCTGGAGTCGGTCCAATCGCCGCTGGAGGCGCTGAACGACGCCATGGCCAGCGCCCGTCACGCGGATCTGGCCAGCGGCCCCCTGCGTGTCACGGCGCCGCGCAGCGTGGGCAGTACCGTGTTGTGGCCGTTGTTCGAGGCATTCGCGCAGGCATACCCGGACGTGCAGCTGGACATCCAGATGGAGGATCGTTTCCAGGACTGGGTGGCCGAACGCATCGATGTCGGCTTTCGGGCGGGCCAGCAGCCGGACGGAAGAATCATCGCGCGGCGGGTGCTGCCCATCCAGCTGATCGTCTGCGCCTCGCCGGACTATCTGGTGCGGCATGGCGCTCCCGCGACCATCGATGACCTGGTTTCGCACCGCTGCACCGGCTATTTGCAACCCAATACCGGCAAGGTGGCGCCTTGGGAATTCCAGGTGGGAGAAGAAATCGTCTATCGCGATATCCCGCCGTCCTTCTGCATCAATGATCCCGAACTGGAAACCCGCGCGGTGCTGGGGGGGCTGGGGATAGGGCAGCTGGCCAGTTTCACCGCGGTGCCGTTGATCCGGGCTGGGCAGTTGGTGCCGTTGCTGCTGCCGCACACGGTGCAGCGGATCGCGATGTATCTGTGCTACGCCCGGCGCACGCAGATGCCGGCACGCGTGCGGTTGTTCATCGACTTCATGACGGAGCGGCTTCTGGCCAGCACGGAATGGCACTTGAACCAAGAGGAACTGGGCGCCGGCAAGCAGGCGCCCAGGCGAAGGATTCGGCTCAAGGTGTGA
- a CDS encoding oxidoreductase codes for MTTSSSSSIKRVWFITGAARGLGALIADAALADGNAVVVTGRNVAALAERFGDSPNVLPVQLNVTDATQAQAAASAAVARFGRIDVVVNNAGFGLLGAVEEADDADVRRMYDTNVFGLLNVTRAVLPHMRERKTGHIVNISSIGGYRAAAGFGVYCSTKFAVEGLTEALHDELAPLGIHATVVEPGYFRTDFLDASSLVKSPAVIADYAETAGKVREHAARISHQQPGDPKRLATAMIKLIDAERPPLRMPFGTDTLAAIAGKNAYVAEETAAWRELAASTDFPKQEIAASITP; via the coding sequence ATGACGACCTCATCCTCTTCCTCCATCAAGCGTGTCTGGTTCATCACCGGCGCCGCGCGCGGCCTCGGCGCCCTGATCGCCGACGCCGCGCTGGCCGACGGCAACGCCGTCGTCGTTACCGGCCGCAACGTCGCCGCCCTGGCGGAACGCTTCGGAGATTCGCCCAACGTCCTGCCCGTCCAGCTGAACGTGACCGACGCGACTCAGGCGCAGGCCGCCGCCAGTGCCGCGGTCGCGCGTTTCGGCCGCATCGACGTCGTGGTCAATAATGCGGGCTTCGGCCTGCTGGGCGCGGTGGAAGAAGCCGACGACGCCGACGTGCGCCGGATGTACGACACCAATGTCTTTGGCCTGCTGAACGTGACGCGCGCCGTCCTGCCCCATATGCGCGAACGGAAGACCGGCCATATCGTGAATATCTCGTCTATTGGCGGCTACCGCGCCGCTGCCGGCTTCGGCGTGTACTGCTCCACCAAGTTCGCGGTAGAAGGCCTGACCGAAGCCCTGCACGACGAACTGGCGCCGCTCGGAATCCACGCCACCGTGGTCGAGCCGGGCTATTTCCGCACCGACTTCCTGGATGCATCGTCCCTGGTCAAATCGCCGGCCGTCATCGCGGATTACGCCGAAACAGCCGGCAAGGTGCGAGAGCATGCCGCGCGGATCAGCCACCAGCAGCCGGGCGATCCCAAGCGCCTGGCAACGGCCATGATCAAGCTGATCGACGCCGAACGTCCGCCGCTACGCATGCCCTTTGGCACCGACACCCTGGCCGCCATCGCCGGCAAGAATGCGTATGTCGCCGAGGAAACCGCGGCTTGGCGCGAACTTGCCGCCTCGACGGATTTCCCGAAGCAAGAGATAGCCGCCAGCATCACACCTTGA
- a CDS encoding RraA family protein produces MIGFAIHPRQRAVSADVAAKFVGMPVANLSDCMSRMTAGGPRLRPMHDGTYMAGPALTVRSRPGDNLMVHKALDVAAPGDVIVVDAGGDLTNAIIGEIMATYAKSRKLGGIVINGSIRDAGALRRSDFPVYAAGITHRGPYKDGPGEINCTIALDGMTIEPGDLILGDEDGLLCIPYADVEAVYEAGKAKNAAEEKTFANIAAGTHDTSWVDARLKALGCLKG; encoded by the coding sequence ATGATCGGTTTTGCAATCCACCCCCGCCAACGCGCCGTCTCCGCCGACGTCGCCGCCAAGTTCGTCGGCATGCCGGTGGCCAATCTTAGCGACTGCATGTCGCGCATGACGGCCGGCGGCCCTCGCCTGCGGCCCATGCATGACGGCACGTACATGGCCGGCCCGGCGCTGACAGTGCGGTCGCGGCCCGGCGACAACCTGATGGTGCACAAGGCGCTCGATGTCGCGGCGCCCGGCGACGTCATCGTGGTCGATGCCGGCGGCGACCTGACCAATGCCATCATCGGCGAGATCATGGCGACCTACGCCAAGAGCCGGAAGCTGGGCGGGATCGTGATCAACGGATCCATACGCGATGCCGGCGCGCTGCGCCGCAGCGATTTTCCAGTCTACGCCGCGGGTATCACGCACCGCGGTCCGTACAAGGATGGCCCGGGCGAAATCAACTGCACGATCGCGCTGGATGGCATGACGATCGAACCCGGCGATCTGATCCTGGGCGACGAGGATGGCTTGCTGTGCATTCCTTATGCCGATGTCGAAGCCGTTTACGAAGCGGGCAAGGCCAAGAACGCGGCGGAGGAAAAGACCTTCGCGAATATCGCGGCCGGTACGCATGACACCAGCTGGGTCGACGCGCGCCTGAAGGCGCTGGGGTGCCTGAAAGGCTGA
- a CDS encoding aldehyde dehydrogenase family protein produces the protein MQLAKHYIDGAWIESVAGQSRQGLSQNPATSEPAAHFADGGIDEARAAIDAARRAFEQPSWRRSPRLRADVLWDFAVRLEARKEEIADWLVTLNGKLRREALGEILAGVSELKYYAGLARNLFGRVIEVEPGCHASLRREAAGVAAIILPWNAPITLLVRSLAPALAAGCATVIKPAFQTALAHNLALECLTADPRLPAGIVNSVIESGSAVSQALCESPDVDVVSFTGSTAVGKKIAAAAAGTLKRLSLELGGKAPALVFADGASDATVKGITAGSLIMAGQQCTAIARVLVQDSVYADFTRRLADAFRAVRVGVGSDPQSQMGSLIDIANRDRIAGLVARAADAGEVLVRGEAPGGALAKGAFLTPSLVAIEDLNSDYVQHELFGPLLIVERFKDEEDAIHRANATRYSLASSVWTGDGVRGERVGARLRFGTVWANTHNRLFAEAETGGHADSGYGRLHGAEGLNDFLETKHYYFETGV, from the coding sequence ATGCAGCTTGCCAAGCACTATATCGACGGCGCCTGGATCGAATCCGTGGCGGGACAAAGCCGGCAGGGCCTGTCGCAAAATCCCGCGACATCCGAGCCCGCGGCGCATTTCGCCGACGGCGGCATCGACGAAGCGCGGGCCGCCATCGATGCCGCGCGCCGCGCCTTCGAACAGCCCAGCTGGCGTCGGTCGCCGCGCCTGCGCGCCGACGTGCTGTGGGATTTCGCCGTGCGCCTGGAAGCCCGCAAGGAAGAGATCGCCGACTGGCTGGTCACGCTGAACGGCAAGCTGCGGCGCGAGGCGCTGGGTGAAATCCTGGCCGGCGTCTCCGAACTGAAGTACTACGCCGGTCTGGCGCGCAATCTGTTCGGCCGGGTCATCGAGGTCGAGCCAGGCTGCCATGCATCGCTGCGGCGCGAAGCGGCCGGCGTGGCGGCCATCATCCTGCCATGGAACGCGCCCATTACCCTGCTGGTGCGTTCGTTGGCCCCGGCGCTGGCCGCGGGCTGCGCGACGGTGATCAAGCCCGCTTTCCAGACAGCGCTGGCGCATAACCTGGCCCTGGAGTGCCTGACGGCCGATCCGCGCCTGCCCGCCGGCATCGTCAATTCCGTCATCGAAAGCGGTTCCGCCGTGTCCCAGGCGCTGTGCGAGTCGCCCGATGTGGATGTGGTCAGCTTCACGGGATCGACGGCGGTGGGCAAGAAGATCGCCGCCGCAGCCGCGGGCACGCTCAAGCGCCTGTCGCTGGAACTGGGGGGCAAGGCGCCCGCGCTGGTTTTCGCCGACGGCGCGTCGGATGCCACCGTCAAGGGCATCACGGCAGGCAGCCTGATCATGGCCGGGCAGCAATGCACCGCCATCGCTCGCGTCCTGGTGCAGGACAGCGTCTACGCCGACTTCACTCGGCGCCTGGCGGACGCTTTCCGCGCGGTTCGAGTCGGAGTGGGCAGCGATCCGCAATCGCAGATGGGCAGCCTGATCGATATCGCCAACCGCGACCGTATCGCCGGTCTCGTCGCGCGCGCCGCGGATGCCGGCGAGGTGCTGGTGCGCGGCGAAGCGCCGGGCGGCGCGCTTGCAAAGGGTGCTTTCCTGACGCCCAGCCTGGTGGCCATCGAGGACCTGAATTCCGACTATGTGCAGCACGAGTTGTTCGGCCCGCTGCTGATCGTTGAACGCTTCAAGGATGAAGAGGACGCGATCCACCGCGCCAACGCCACGCGCTACAGCCTGGCATCCAGCGTGTGGACGGGCGACGGCGTGCGCGGCGAACGCGTGGGCGCCAGGCTGCGCTTCGGCACGGTCTGGGCCAACACCCACAACCGCCTGTTCGCCGAGGCCGAAACGGGCGGCCATGCCGACAGCGGGTACGGCCGCCTGCACGGCGCGGAAGGGCTCAACGATTTCCTGGAGACCAAGCACTACTACTTCGAGACAGGCGTTTGA
- a CDS encoding thiamine pyrophosphate-requiring protein yields the protein MDKQHAASGAATTRTAAHYFLEGLADTGVEYIFSNLGTDHVTLIEELARWQREGRRAPATVLCPHENVAMHMAAGYAAMTGRGQAVMVHVDAGTANAAMGMHNMFRSRLPVMLMAGKAPYTLRGELPASRDNYVHFVQDPFDIGSLVRPYVKWEYTLPSGVVAKEALRRAHTMMQSDPPGPVYMTLPRETLAESWPESKMPAYPADRYGAVTLGGIDPEHAEAVARDLIAASSPIVVTAYLGRSARAVDALTRLADRCGMRVYEFMPTYMNVPRDAACFGGFDPKAGLAGADFGMLLDVDVPWLPAFARENPRTAWTHIDVDPVKQDFQMWGFPTHRRLQADCGRALEQVLEAVERLASPEFEQRARQRRDGWAADNEQRKANLARAASQPGTAQALSAQYVCAAVGRAISSDDVVVNEAIRNSPAVLGQIPRSKPLSLLGCSGGGLGYSGGMALGVKLARPDARVVQFVGDGGFHFSTPTSVYAVAQQYQLPIFTVVLDNGGWQAVKEAVLRVYPDGEAAGVDNFQAKLAVRGERRFDRVAESFGAHGEYVAEPEQLEAAITRCLAAVDAGQAAVMHVRVAAL from the coding sequence ATGGACAAGCAGCACGCAGCGTCCGGCGCGGCAACCACGCGCACGGCGGCGCATTATTTCCTGGAAGGGCTGGCCGATACCGGCGTCGAGTACATCTTCTCGAACCTGGGCACCGACCATGTGACGCTCATCGAGGAACTGGCCCGCTGGCAGCGTGAAGGCCGGCGCGCGCCGGCCACGGTGCTTTGCCCGCACGAGAACGTGGCCATGCATATGGCAGCCGGCTACGCCGCCATGACGGGGCGCGGACAGGCGGTGATGGTGCATGTGGACGCGGGTACCGCCAACGCGGCGATGGGCATGCACAACATGTTCCGCAGCCGCCTGCCGGTGATGCTGATGGCCGGCAAGGCGCCGTATACCTTGCGCGGCGAACTGCCTGCCTCGCGCGACAACTACGTGCACTTCGTCCAGGACCCCTTCGACATCGGCAGCCTGGTGCGCCCCTATGTGAAGTGGGAGTACACGCTGCCGTCCGGCGTCGTCGCCAAGGAGGCGCTGCGCCGCGCGCACACGATGATGCAAAGCGATCCTCCGGGGCCGGTCTATATGACGTTGCCGCGCGAGACGCTGGCCGAATCCTGGCCGGAATCGAAGATGCCGGCCTATCCCGCGGACCGCTACGGCGCGGTGACACTGGGCGGTATCGATCCCGAACACGCCGAAGCCGTCGCGCGCGACCTGATCGCGGCGAGTTCGCCCATCGTGGTGACCGCCTACCTCGGCCGCAGTGCGCGCGCGGTCGATGCCCTGACACGTCTGGCGGACCGCTGCGGCATGCGCGTCTACGAATTCATGCCGACCTACATGAACGTGCCGCGCGACGCGGCCTGCTTCGGCGGCTTCGATCCCAAGGCCGGGCTGGCGGGCGCGGACTTCGGCATGCTGCTGGATGTGGATGTGCCCTGGCTGCCTGCTTTCGCCCGCGAAAATCCGCGGACCGCGTGGACCCACATCGATGTGGACCCCGTCAAGCAGGATTTCCAGATGTGGGGGTTTCCCACGCATCGCCGCCTGCAGGCGGATTGCGGCCGCGCGCTGGAGCAGGTGCTGGAAGCGGTCGAACGCCTGGCCTCGCCGGAGTTCGAGCAGCGGGCGCGGCAGCGCCGCGACGGCTGGGCCGCGGACAACGAGCAGCGCAAGGCCAACCTGGCGCGCGCCGCCTCGCAGCCGGGTACGGCGCAGGCGCTGTCCGCGCAATATGTGTGCGCCGCCGTCGGCCGCGCCATCTCCAGCGATGACGTGGTCGTGAACGAGGCGATCCGCAACTCGCCGGCGGTGCTGGGGCAGATTCCGCGCAGCAAGCCGCTGAGCCTGCTGGGATGTTCCGGCGGCGGCCTGGGCTATAGCGGCGGCATGGCGCTGGGCGTCAAACTGGCGCGGCCCGACGCGCGCGTGGTGCAGTTCGTCGGCGACGGCGGCTTCCATTTTTCCACGCCGACGTCGGTCTATGCGGTCGCGCAGCAATACCAGTTGCCCATCTTCACCGTGGTGCTGGACAACGGCGGCTGGCAGGCCGTCAAGGAAGCCGTGCTGCGCGTCTATCCCGACGGCGAAGCCGCCGGCGTGGACAACTTCCAGGCCAAACTGGCGGTCCGCGGCGAACGCCGCTTCGACCGCGTGGCGGAATCCTTCGGCGCGCACGGCGAATACGTCGCCGAGCCCGAACAATTGGAAGCCGCGATCACCCGCTGCCTGGCCGCCGTCGACGCGGGGCAGGCCGCGGTCATGCACGTGCGCGTCGCCGCGCTGTAA
- a CDS encoding ketopantoate reductase family protein: MRSILIVGCGAMGGIFAAHLQAVAQVTVLDVNATHVEAIRREGLRVEGAEPRTVALRAVTGAGELAGVAFDAVVFLTKSGQTAAAWAALREVLDGTPLLLTLQNGMGNSETLLAGGNGPVARGVTLDAGRFLGPGRVEHLIRGNATWIGPVRGTVDDCAWLATLLTDAGLPAQAIPDPMDAVWSKFVFNAVMNPVGALLLGVNRARYDAPEVRDLIDDLARECVAVVTALGGRLAFDPMELVKQTRAGQRPITRHAGSMALDLARGVPTEIDELTGYVVREGDRLGVDVTACRTVFRLVKGLELARAIQLKESLPAHSA; the protein is encoded by the coding sequence ATGCGGAGCATATTGATCGTCGGCTGTGGCGCGATGGGCGGGATTTTCGCCGCCCACCTGCAGGCGGTCGCGCAGGTGACCGTGCTGGACGTCAACGCGACCCATGTCGAGGCGATCCGCCGCGAGGGCCTGCGCGTCGAAGGGGCCGAACCGCGCACGGTCGCGCTGCGGGCCGTGACGGGCGCCGGCGAGCTGGCCGGCGTGGCCTTCGACGCCGTCGTCTTCCTGACCAAGTCCGGCCAGACCGCCGCCGCGTGGGCCGCGCTGCGCGAGGTCCTGGACGGCACGCCCTTGCTGCTGACTTTGCAGAACGGCATGGGCAACAGCGAGACCCTGCTGGCCGGCGGGAACGGCCCGGTCGCCCGTGGCGTCACGCTGGACGCGGGCCGCTTCCTGGGCCCGGGCCGCGTCGAACACCTGATCCGCGGCAATGCCACCTGGATCGGGCCCGTGCGCGGTACGGTGGACGATTGCGCATGGCTGGCGACGCTCTTGACCGACGCGGGGCTGCCCGCGCAGGCCATCCCGGATCCGATGGACGCGGTGTGGTCGAAATTCGTTTTCAATGCCGTGATGAACCCGGTGGGCGCTTTGTTGCTGGGCGTGAACCGCGCCCGCTACGACGCGCCCGAGGTGCGCGACCTGATCGACGACCTGGCGCGCGAATGCGTCGCCGTCGTCACGGCATTGGGCGGCCGCCTGGCCTTCGACCCCATGGAACTGGTCAAGCAGACCCGCGCGGGGCAGCGTCCCATCACGCGGCATGCCGGTTCCATGGCGCTGGACCTGGCGCGGGGCGTGCCCACCGAGATCGATGAACTGACCGGCTATGTCGTGCGCGAGGGCGACCGCCTGGGCGTCGACGTGACCGCGTGCCGCACCGTTTTTAGACTGGTGAAGGGGCTGGAGCTGGCCCGCGCCATCCAGTTGAAGGAGAGCCTGCCCGCCCACAGTGCCTGA
- a CDS encoding Bug family tripartite tricarboxylate transporter substrate binding protein: protein MTLTRFPTRCLGAVAVMAAVLGTPAVHAEDAYPSKPITIIVGYSTGGANDLLARVVGEKMSMLLKQPVIVENKPGAGSIIGANFVAKARPDGYTLLMGASGPISFNPSLYKKLPYDPQKDLTPVSLVGTFPLVLLTQKANPDTASLPALVAYAKAHPGKSNYSASSASFQLITELFKRRTQTQFEYIPYKGSYESMMAVSTGDVTMTLVDSGPAMQGMSGGRVRALAVTSPQRTSFLADTPTMKELGIDMNVELWSGLFVPAGTPAPVVARLEQTIKTIMADEDVRKRVEGMSITPASSTSKAFADRIAQEIPFWKKIAEDAGIQPN from the coding sequence ATGACCCTGACGCGTTTCCCCACGCGCTGCCTGGGCGCGGTTGCCGTGATGGCCGCCGTGCTGGGCACCCCCGCCGTTCATGCCGAAGACGCCTATCCGTCCAAGCCCATCACCATCATCGTCGGCTATAGCACCGGCGGCGCCAACGACCTTCTGGCCCGCGTGGTGGGCGAGAAAATGTCCATGCTGCTCAAGCAGCCCGTCATTGTGGAGAACAAACCCGGTGCCGGTTCTATCATCGGCGCGAACTTCGTCGCCAAGGCCCGGCCGGACGGCTACACCTTGCTGATGGGCGCCAGCGGGCCGATCTCGTTCAATCCTTCCCTGTACAAGAAACTGCCCTACGATCCGCAAAAGGACCTGACGCCGGTTTCGCTGGTCGGTACCTTCCCTCTGGTGCTGCTTACGCAGAAAGCCAATCCCGATACCGCCTCGTTGCCGGCCCTGGTCGCCTACGCCAAGGCGCATCCCGGCAAGTCCAACTACAGCGCCAGCTCTGCCTCGTTCCAGCTGATCACCGAGCTGTTCAAGCGCCGGACGCAGACGCAATTCGAGTACATCCCCTACAAGGGCAGCTACGAGTCGATGATGGCCGTCAGTACCGGCGACGTGACCATGACCCTGGTGGATTCCGGGCCCGCGATGCAAGGCATGTCCGGCGGCAGGGTGCGCGCGCTGGCCGTGACGTCGCCGCAACGCACCAGCTTCCTGGCGGATACGCCCACGATGAAGGAGCTGGGCATCGATATGAACGTCGAGTTGTGGAGCGGCCTGTTCGTGCCCGCCGGGACCCCGGCGCCCGTGGTGGCCAGGCTGGAGCAGACGATCAAGACCATCATGGCCGACGAGGACGTGCGCAAACGGGTGGAAGGCATGTCCATCACACCGGCCAGCAGTACGTCCAAGGCCTTCGCCGATCGTATCGCCCAGGAAATCCCTTTCTGGAAGAAGATCGCCGAGGACGCGGGGATACAGCCCAACTGA